The genomic stretch GCGATCGGCCTCTCTGCCTGGTCAGCCTCCCCGGGGGTCAGCGGGGCTGGCCCGGAGCCGTCGCCACAGTGCCTCCACCTGGCGGCGGGTCTCTTCCGGCGTGCCGCTGTTGTCGATGACCCAGTCGGCCTCCGCCACCTTCTCCCGCAGCGGCCGCTGCGCGGCCAGACGCTGGCGGGCTTCCTCCTCACTGATCCCCTCACGGCGGCACAGACGGGCAAGCTGCGTGGTCTCGTCTACGGCCACGACGATCACCCCCTCCAGGGGGAAGGCGTCCCGGGGCGCGGTATCCAGCAGCAGGGGGATGTCCAGGACGATGACCGCATCCGCTGGTAGCCACCGCTGCAGGCGGGCTAGCTCGCGGCGCAGCAGGACCCGGATACGCGGGTGGGTGATCTCGTTGAGGCGACGGCGCGCCGCCGGATCGGCGTAGATCCAAGAGGCCAGGCGGGCACGGTCGATCCGCCCGTCGGGCTGCAGGACCCCCGGGCCGAAGGCGGCCACCACCTCCCGGTACGCCTCCGTACCCGGCTCCATCACCTCGCGGGCCAGGGCGTCGGCGCTGATAACCACCGCCCCCAGCTGGCGGAGGATGGCGGCCACGGTGCTCTTGCCGCTGGCCAGCCCGCCGGTGAGCCCGACGACCCTGGCCATCAGGGGGATAGCGGCGTCATGTCCCGCCAGTTGGGGCCAGCTCTGGCCTCCGTCTTCAGGGGAACCTTCAGCGGGTAGGCCTGGCTCATCACCTCCTGGATGGCCCGGGCGGCCTCCCGCACCTGCGCCGCCGGCACCTCGAAGAGCAGCTCGTCGTGGATCTGCAGGATCAGGCGCACCGCCGGATGGCGGGGGAGCACCTCCCGGGCGACCTCCACCATGGCTTTCTTGATGATGTCAGCGCTGCTGCCCTGGATGGGGGTGTTGATGGCCGTGCGCTCGGCGGCCTCGCGCACCACGCGGTTGCGGGAGAAGAGGTCGGGGAGGTAGCGGCGACGGTTCAGCAGGGTGGTGACGTAGCCGTCGCGCCGCGCCTGCTCCACGATGCGGGTCATATACGCCCGCACCTGTGGGTAGCGGGCATAGTAGCGCTCGATGTACTGTCTGGCCTCCGCCTTGCCGATCCCCAGTTGCGCCGCCAGCCCGAACTCGCTCATGCCGTAGGCCACGCCGAAGACGATGGTCTTGGCCCGCCGCCGCAGGTCGGGTGTGACCTGGTCCCGCGGCACGTTGAACACTTCGGCCGCCGTCACCGCGTGCACGTCGTCGTCGCGGGCGAAGGCGGCCAGCAGGCCCGGGTCCTCGGTAATGTGGGCCAGGACGCGCAGGTCGATCTGGGAGTAGTCCACGCCCAGCAGCAGGGCGCCGTCGCCCGGGATGATGGCGCGGCGAATCCGCCGCCCCACCTCGGTGCGGATGGGAATGTTCTGCAGGTTGGGCTCGGTGCTGGAGAGACGGCCGGTGGCTGCCAGAGTCTGATTGAAGGTGGTGTGGACCCGGCCGGTGCGGGGGTCGACCAGCCGCGGCAGGACGTCCACGTAGGTGTTCTTCAGCTTGACCAGCTCGCGATACTCCACCACCTTCGCGGCGATCTCGTGCTGGGCGGCCAGATACTCCAGCACCTCCTGGTCCGTGGAGAGGCCCGTCTTGGTCTTCTTCAGCGCCGGGAGCTGCAGCCGCTGGAAGAGGACGAAGGCCAGTTGCTTGGGGCTGCTGATGTTGAACTCCATCCCCGCCAGCCGGTAGATCTCGGTGGCCAGCCCGTCGATCTGCCGCACCAGCTCCCGGTCCAGCTCCTGCAGGCAGGGGATGTCCACTTTCACCCCGGCACGCTCCATCTCCGCCAGCACCACGGTCAGCGGCATCTCGATGTGCTGGAACAGCCCGGTAAGCTCCCGCTCCCGCAGTCGCTCCTCCAGGAGCGGCCGCAGGCGGAGCAGAGCGTCTGCCGCCCGGCAGGCCGGCTGCGGGCCGCGCAGCGGCAGCGCCTCCTCCCCCTCTCCCTCCAGCCGCCAGTGCAGGTACTCCCAGGCTGCGCTCTGCAGGGTGTGGGTCCGCTTCCCCGGGTTAAGCAGGTAGGCGGCCAGGGCCACATCGAAGTCCCACCCTCCCGGCCGCACGCCCTGGCGCACCAGCAGGTGGTAGTCGCCCTTGGCGTCGCCGGTGACCTTGCGCACCGAGGGATCGGCCAGCCAGGCCGCCAGCTCGTTGGGGATCCGGCCGTCGAGGGGCAGGAAGCGGGCCCTCCCCTCCCGCCCGGCGACAGCGATCCCGGTGAGTGTGGCGGTCAGCGGATGCTCGGGCGTGTGCACCAGCACCACGCCGGCCTCGCCCCGCTGGCGCACCTCTGCCAGCAACCCCTCCGGGGAGCTGACCACCTGGTATTCCCCCTGCGGTGGGGCCTGCGGCGGTGCCGTCCCCAGGCGCTCCAGGAGGGTCTTGAACTCCAGGTCGCGGAAGAGGGCCGTCAGCCGCTCCCGATCCGGCGGATGCCGCCGCAGCTCCTCCCAGCTCCAGGCCAGCGGTACCTCCACCACCGTTGCCAGGTGCTTGCTCTGCCGGATCTGTGCGGCGTGGGCGGCCAGCCGCTCCCGCAGCCGGGGGGGTGCCTCTTCCAGCCGCTGCAGCAGCGCTTCCACGGAACCAAACTGAGCCACCAGCGCACTGGCGCTCTTCTCACCAATGCCGGGCACCCCCGGGATGTTGTCCGTGGGATCCCCCTTCAGCGCCTTGAAGTCCGGGAGCTGGGCGGGAGCGAAGCCGAAGCGCTGGCGCACGGCCGCCTCGTCGTAGACGGTGGTCTCCGTGATGCCACGGCTGGTGATCATGACGCGGATACCCGGCCGCACGATCTGCAGCAGGTCCAGGTCGCCGCTCACGATGAGGACGTCTATCTCCTCGGCCACGGCGCGCCGGGCCAGGGTGGCGATAACGTCTTCCGCCTCGTAGCCTTCCATCTCGAACATGGGGATGCGCAGGGCCTGCAGGATCTCCTTGCTCAGCGCCAGCTGCGGCCGCAGGTCGTCGGGCATGCGCTCACGCTGCGCCTTGTAGGCGGCGTAGGCCCTGTGCCGAAAGGTGGGGACGGGCCTGTCGAAGGCGGCGGCAGCGTAATCCGGCTGCTCCTCCTCCAGCACCTTGAGCAGCATATTGGCGAAGCCGTAGACCGCGTTGGTCGGCCGGCCGTCGCTGGTGGTGAAGTAGGGGAGGGCGAAGAAGGCGCGGTAGACCAGACCGTTGGTATCCAGGAGGACCAGCTTCCCGGTCACCAGGAAATCACCCGGACCAGTATAGCAACCGCCTGTACGCAGACGGGGGCGGCGGGCACAGCCTGTGTCCTCACAGGGTGCGCGGTCCCCGGGCGGCCCCGGTCCCGCGGCCCGGGTAGCGGCGGAGGGTCCTCAGAGGGAGCTGGCCCCGCGGCGCTGGTAGCGGCGCACGACCCCCCGGCCGGCCAGCCCCACCAGGAGCACGGGGGCCAGGGCGCTCAGGGTGACCACCAGCCGCTCGGCTGCAGCCAGCAGCTGCCGGATCGTTCCCAGGAAGGCCTCCCGCATCCGGCGCCACGAGGCGGTAAAGTCCCAGAAGATCCCGGAACTGCCTCTGGGCTTCTGGCGCAGCCTCACCTCAAGCGCGGCCAGCTCCACGCGGTGGGCCAGAAAGCGCAGCCGCCCGCTCAACCGCTCGATCTCCCCCCGGACGCGGGAGAGTTCCTGCTCGATGGCCAGCAGGTCGGCCACCCGCGTTGCCCGCTCCATAAAGATGAGCAGCTGCCGCTCGTGTCTCTCCAGGTTGCGGATGCGCGCCTGCAGGTCAACGAACTCCTCGGTGACATCCTGCCCGCTCACTCGTCGCCCCCTGACCTGGCCCAGCGCTTCGACCCGCTCCAGCGTGCGGGAGAAGGCCCGGGCGGGCACGCGCAGCACGAAGGTCCCCTGCGGCGGTTCCCCCTGCGAGGTGGTGGACTCGGCGACGAAGCCCCCGCTGTCCTCGGCGATACGCACCAGGGAGGCCGAAGCGTCCTCGAAACTGGCCACCTCCACCGTCAGCTCGGCCTGGCGGACCACCTGCCGCTCGAAGGGCAGACGGGGAGCCTCCGGGACCTGCCCCCGGAGCGGGACGGCGGGGACCCCCACCTGCCGGGTCCGGCCAAGTCCCTCGCTGCTCCCCACCCTCTCCACCGCCTGCACCGGCAGCGGGGGGCGCGCTCCCTGCCGCTCCTCCGCCACCTGCCTGCGCGCGGGCAGGAGGTCCGGCCAGAGGTTGACGGCGAAGAGGGCGACCAGCCCCGCGGCGGCTGCCACCAGCCCCACGCGCCAGAGGGCGCCTCCCGGCGCTGTCACGCCCGATAGTCGGAAACGGGAGCGGACGGGATGACTCTGCTCCGCCTCCAGCTGCTGTCGCACGGCGGCGCGGAGGCCGGCGGGGGCGCGCACCGCCTCCATCTGGCCTAGCAGGGCCACGGTGCGCCGCAGCCCGGCGAGGGCCCCGCGGCAGGCGGCGCAGGCCTCCAGGTGGGCCCCCACCTCGCGTCGCTCTGCGGCGTCGATCCGCCCGTCCAGGTACGCGGAGAGCCGTTCCAGCGGCAGGTGAGCCTCCATCATCCTTCCTCCAGCAGTTCACCCGGTGCCAGATCCCTCAGCGCCCGGCGCAGCGAATCGCGCGCCCGGCTCAGCCGGGAACGCACCGTGCCCAGGGGGATGCGCAGGACGGCGGCGATCTCCTCGTAGGCCAGGCCCTGCAGGTCGCGCAGCACGATCACCACCCGGTGGTCGGGAGAGAGCTGCTGCAGCGCCTGGTGTACCCGCTGCTGGACCTCCCGCCGTTCCGCCTCCCGGTCGGGGTTGTGAGCGCTGGCGGGCAGCGCCACATCCTCCAGAGGAAGGGGCGGTGCCTGTGGCCGGCGGCGCACGATGTCCAGGGCCGCGTTCACGGCGATGCGGTGCAGCCAGGTGCCGAAGGCGGCTTCGTGACGGTAGCGGGGCAGGGCGCGGAAGGCCTTGACGAAGGTCTCCTGCGCCGCATCGTGGGCGTCGTCGGCGTTCCCGGTGATGCGGTAGACGGTATGGTAGACGCGGTCCTGGTGCGCGGCCACCAAGTGGTCAAAGGCGTCCAGGTCGCCGCGGCGGCTGCGCTCGATCAGCGCCCCTTCCGCCGGATCCACCTGCGCCGGCGCTTCACCGGCTGCGGCTTCCGTGGGCCACCTCCCCGCGGGCATCTGTGCCCTGGTCGCCGACATCCGTCCCATTAGACGGAGGCACCCCTCCTGAGTTCCGCTGTGCAGGGGAACAATCGGTAATTCCAGGTGGTGCCGGGGGCGGGACTCGAACCCGCACGGGGTTTCCCCCATCGGTTTTTGAGACCGAAGCGTCTGCCTGTTTCGCCACCCCGGCACACGTGCCTGGTGCAAAGGGTTGCGCAGGACGATGGTAGCACCGCACCACATTGCGGGCAAGGCATGGCACCGGCTTAGAAACCCGGGCAAACAGCTTCTAGTATTTGGATCAGTGTGGCCAGTCCAGAATGGCCAGGTACTGCCGGAAGAAGGCCTCCAGGACTGCCGGCCGGCTCACTGCCTGCAGCAGCAGGCGCAACAGGCGGCGCGGCAGGAACAACACCGCGCCATTTGCCCACAGCAGGACCCGGAAGCGAAGGCGCTCCCGCCACACGATGGAGCGGTAGCGCGACGCGGCCTCCTCCAGGGACCAGCGCCCCTGCAGCACGCCCTGCAGCAGGCGGCCACAGAGTTCCCCGGCCCGCACGGCGGTGCGGATCCCCTCCCCCGTCAGCGGGAGGCACTGGCCCGCCGCATCGCCGGCGAGGAAGGTGCGGCCGACCACCGTTGGGCACAGGCCGGTGGCCAGAAATCCCCCGTGTAGAGGCCCGGGAGCGAGGTCGAAGCGGGAGAGGAAACGGCTCAGGGCGGGCAGCAGCCTGGTCTCTCCCCGGTAGCTGAGCACGCCGAAGCGGGTCACCGCTCCGCAAGAAAAGGCCCAGGCGTAGCCGTCAGAGACCTCCGGCACGAAGTAGAACCGCAGCCCGGTCTCGGGGGGCGCGGGAATCTCCGTTTCCAGGCCGAAGGCCAGCCGCCTCCCCCGCGCCGCCGCGGCCAGCACAGAGCGGGGACCGGTGGCGTCCACGACAGCGCGGGCAGGAAATGTGCCGGCTGTGGTGTGCACGCAGCCGTCCTCAATCCTCAGCACGGAAGCCTGGAGAAAGTGCGCCCCGGTGACGGCAAAGGCCAGCCGGCAGTAGGCTGCGTAGTCGAAGGTGCAGAAGGGCTCGGGAAGCGGCCAGCGTACCGCCTGCGCTCCCACGGTGATGCGCAGATGGTCGTGCCGCTGCAGGATGGCCTCTCCTGCACCCGCGCGTTCTACCAGGGATGCGGGGGCCGCGCAGGCGGAGGTCTGCCCCGCGCCCAGGGGTGCCCGGTCCACAAGCAACGCCACCGGGCCCAGGACGCGGGCGGCGGCCAGACCGGCGAAGCTGGCCCCGGCGATGAACACGGGGTGCTGCACCGCGATCCTCGTCCTACGGCAGCGGCCGTGCGTGCTCGAACCGCACCGGCCGGGACAGAGCCGGGACGCGCAGGCGGTCGTGGCGGGTGACGGCCACGCTCAGGCCGATGGTGCGCAGGGCCTCCACCAGCCCGCCCCGGATGTTCAGGGCACCCTCCAGCGTGGCGGGGTCACCCAGGGCGGTGATGACAAAGGGCCCCTGCAGACGCTCCAGGTCTGCGACCACGGTCCCACCCACCTGCCCGAACCCCGTCATCGCCGTCACCCGGTGGCCGTTGACGGCCACCGCTTCTGCGCCTGCCGCCCACAGCTCGTTGACCACCCCGACGATGTCCTGGTAGGTGACCACCACCGGGTTGCTGCCGGCCGGCCGACTGGGCGCGTCCTTCATGGTCACGGTGACCCCGGGCCCTTCCATGGCCTTCAGACCCACCGCGGTACGCAGCACCTCCAGCTCCCTGGACATGGCGGCGGTCAGGCTCTGCCCCTCGGCTGCGCTCCGCTCGTAGGCCTCCAGCTGCCGGCGCAGCGCGGCCACCTGCGCCTCCAGGGCCGCGTTCGCCTCCCGCTCCTCACGCAAGAGTGTAGCCAGGGCGTAGACATTCCTGGTGGGCACCTCCGGCTGCTGCACCAGGGAGCGACCGGCCCGAGACTGGATGACAAGGAGGAAGCCTAAGGCCAGCAACAGCACCGCGGCCAGCACCTGCAGCACGGGCAGGGCCAGGGGGCGGGGGGCTGCCGGCTGATCCATGGCGGGTGATCCCTCCCGGCTCAGGGTGCCGTCCCGGCCCCGGCCCGGACCAGCCGGCGCTCCAGCTCGGCAGCTCCGGCGGGTCCGATAAACGGACCGACGAACCGGTCGACGAGCATCCCCGATGGGTCGATGAAGATCGAGGTGGGCAGCCCCGTGATCTGGTAGCGCTCCATCAGCCTGCCGCTCCGGTCAAAGACCGCCGGGTAGGGCAGCCCGTGGCGCTGCAGGAAGGCCCTCGCCGCGTCCACCTCGTCCAGAACGGCCACACCGACGAAGACCACCCCGCGGTTGCGGTAGCGCTCGTACACCGTCCGCAGGTCAGGCGCCTCCGCCGCGCACGGGGCGCACCAGGAGGCGAAGAAGTTGAGCAGAACCACCTTCCCCCGAAAGTCGCTGAGGCGGAGCTGGCCGCCCCGGAGGGAGGGAAGGGTAAAGTCGGGAGCCGGACGTCCCGCCAGCAGCGGTGAGGCGGGTGAGCGGCCCGATGGCGGGACCACTGCATAGGGACGAAGCGCCCGGGGGTCCTGCCCGGGTGAGGTGGCGGGAAGGACGAGAAGGTAGGCGAGGCCACCACCGGCCAGCAACCCCACCAGAGCGCCAAGGAACAGACGTCTCCCCCGGGTCATCCTACCGGTCACCCTCCTCCACCCAGGCCGTCCCTGCGCCGAACTCCGACTCCAGGTCCTCAGCCAGCGCGGGGTCGGCACGCACGCGAACCTCCTGGGAGCGAACGACCGTCTCCCGGTCGTCGCGCACCAGGTGCAGGACCAGCGGGTGGTGTCCGGGGTGCCGCTCCAAGGCCACCCGCAACCGCTCCAGCGCCTCCGCGCCGAGGTGGACCGGGAGGCGGACGTGGAGCACCGGGCCTCCCGGCCCCTCCGGGGGCGTCTCCTCCGGCGCCAAAGCGACTGTCCCGCCGTTCCCGTCCGCGCCGGGCGCGTCCTCCGCCAGCAGCGGCTCAGCCTCCGTGAGCGGCTCCGCCACCGGGGCCTCAGCGAGCGGGAAAAGGCTCTCCGCCAGGACCTTCACCTGCTGCTCCGCCACGTCTGCCCGGCCGCGTACCACCAGGACGGCGTCCTTCTTCAGGAGGAAGGCGTTTTGCTCATAGGTCTTGGGGAAGACGATCACCTCCACCGCTCCGGTGAGATCTTCCAGGGTGAGGAAGGCCATCACCGATCCGCTCCTGGTGGTGGTGCGCTTGAGGGCGGTGACGATGCCCCCCACGGTGACCGTGGTCCGATCGGGCACTTCGGAGAGCTGGCCGATGGGCAGGCTGACCCGCGCCGCCAGGTCCTCCTGCAGGTGAGCCAGCGGGTGGTCGGAGATGTACAGGCCCAGCATCTCCTTCTCCATGGCCAGGCGCTCCCGGTCGCTGAACTCCTCCACCGGGAGGAGTGGCGGGGACTCGACCGCGGGCCCGTCCAGGGCGAAGAGGCCCTGCTGCGGGGAGTCGCGCAGCCGCTGCACCCGCTGCGCCGCCGCCAGGGCCTGGTCCAGGCTGGCCAGCAGCTGCGCCCGGGGCTGGCCCAGGGAATCCAGCGCTCCCGCCTTGATCAGGCTCTCCAGAACCCGCTTGTTCACCACCCGCCCGTCCACCCGGGCGCACAGGTCGGTCAGGGAGCTGAAGGGACCCTCCTGCCGCGCGCGGATGATCTCCTGCACGGCGCCCGCTCCCACGTGCTTCACCGCGCTGAGCCCGAAGCGGATGGCCTCGCCCTCCACCGAGAAGTTCTCCTCCGAGGCGTTCACGTCCGGGGGGAGGACGCGGATGCCCATGCGCCGCGCCTCCGCCACGGCCAGCGCCACCTTGGCCATCCAGTCCTGCCCCTGCGCCTCGTGGGTGAGCACCGCGGTCATGTACTCCACGGGGTAGTTGGCCTTGAGGTAGGCGGTGTAGTAGGCGATCAGGCCGTAGCAGGCGGCGTGCGCCCGGTTGAAGCCGTAACGGGCAAAGGGCTCGAACTGCTCCCACAGCTGGTCGGCGGTGCGCCGGGGGATGCCGCGGCGGCGGCACCCGGCGATGAACTTCTCCCGTTGCGCCTCCAGCTTGTCCTTGATCTTCTTCCCCACCGCGTAGCGCAGGACGTCCGCCTCGGCCAGGGTGTAGCCTGCGGCCGCCTGGGCCACCGCCATCACGTCCTCCTGGTAGACCATCACCCCGTAGGTCTCGCGGAGCACGGGCTCCAGTGAGGGATGCAGGTAGGTGATGGGCTCGCGGCCGTGCTTGCGGCGGATGTAGGCGGGGATGTTGGCCATGGGCCCGGGGCGGAAGAGGGCCACCATGGCCATGATGTCCTCGATGCGTGAGGGGCGCAGCTCCTTCAGGTAGCGGGTCATCCCCGCCCCCTCCAGCTGGAAGATCCCCACCGTCTCCCCGGCGGAGAGGAGGTCGTAGGTCTTCTGGTCGTCCAGGGGGATGGCCTTCAGGTCGATGCGCATCCCCCGGGTGCGGGCGATGATGCGCAGGGCGGTGTCCAGGATGGTGAGGTTGATCAGCCCGAGGAAGTCCATCTTCAGCAGGCCGATCTTCTCCACCGCATTCATGTCGTACTGGGTCATCACCAGGTCGCCCTTGGTGGACTTCTGCAGGGGAACGTGCTCGATGAGCGGGTCACGGGAAATGATCACGCCAGCGGCGTGGGTGCTGGCATGGCGGGCGACGCCTTCCAGTTTCTGGGCCAGATCCAGCAGGCGCCGCACCTGGGGGTTCTCCTGAGCGCTGCGGGCCAGTTCGGGGTCGGCACGCAGGGCCTCGTCGATGGAGGCGTGGAAGGGGATGAGCTTGGCGATGCGATCCACCTCGCCGTAGGGGAGTCCCATCACCCGGCCCACATCCCGCACCGCCTGCCGCGCCCCCATGGTGCCGAAGGTGATGATCTGGGCCACGTGGTCGATGCCGTAGCGCTCGATGACGTAGCGGATCACCTCGTCGCGCCGGCTGTCCATGAAGTCCACGTCGATGTCCGGCGGGGTGACCCGTTCCAGGTTGAGGAACCGCTCGAAGGGGAGGCGGTACTGCAGGGGGTCCACGTCGGTCACGCCCAGGGCGTAGAGGACCAGGCTGCCGGCGGCGGACCCGCGCACGGTGGTGAGGATGCCCTGGCGGCGGGCGAAGTTGACAAAGTCCTGGACGATGAGGAAGTAGGCGGCGTAGCCCGTGCGGGCGATGATCTCCAGCTCATGGTCCAGGCGCGCCTGCACCTCGGGGGTGATCCGGCCAAAGAGGCGGTGCAGCCCGGCTTCGCACAGGCGGCGCAGGTAGCTGTCGGCGGTCTCCCCCGGCGGCACGGGAAAGTGGGGCAGGCGCAGCCGCCCCATCTCGATCTCCACGTGCGCGCGCTCCGCGATCTCCAGCGGCGTGCGCACAGCCTGGGGGATCTCGGCGAAGAGGCGGCTCATCTCCTCGGCGCTCTTCAGGTAGAACTGGGGCACGTTCCCCATGCGCGGCTTGTCCGTCTGCTCCAGACCGATGTTCATCTGGATGCACATGAGTGCGTCCTGCGCGTCCGCCTCGTCCGGGCGCACGTAGTGCACGTCGTTGGTGGCCAGCAGCGGCAGGTCCAGCTCCCGGGCCAGGCGCAGCATCCCCTGGATCACGCGGGCTTCCTCAGGCAGGCCGTGGTTCTGCACCTCCAGGAAGAAGTTTCCCGGCCCGAAGATGTCCCGGTAGGCGGCGGCGATCTCCCGCGCGCCCGCCAGATCGTCGCGCAGGATCGCCCGGGCCACCTCCCCCTGCACGCAGGCGGAGGAGCCCACCAGGCCCCGGCTGTGGCGGGCCAGGACCTCGCGGTCGATCCGCGGCTTGTAGTAGAAGCCCTCCAGGTGCGCCACCGTGGTCAGAGCCATCAGGTTGCGGTACCCCTCGGTGCTGGTGGCCAGCAGGATCAGGTGGGCGGGGTTGGCGTCCAGCTTGGGGTCCCGGTCGGAGAGCCGCCGCGGGGCCACGTAGGCCTCCACACCCAGGATGGGGGTCAGACCGTACTCCCGCGCCGCCAGGAAGAACTCGATGGCGCCGTACATCGCCCCGTGGTCGGTCAGGGCGACGGCAGGCATACCCAGCCGCACCGCCTCCTCCATCAGGGGGCGGATGCGGCTGTGGCCATCGAGCAGCGAGTACTCTGTGTGCAGGTGGCAGTGGACGAACGGGTCAGACATCCGCAGGTCCTCTTCCAGAGTTTACCGCCGGAAGCCTCTCCGGGGCCACCACAAGTCACCGGGGCAGCACGCCCAGGACTTCCCTCCCAGGCGGGACGACAGGGAAGGGAGGTTCCCCTGATAGCCGGAGCTAGAAGGGCGTGAGGCCGGTAAAGGTAAACCGGCGGACGGCAACCGGGGGCGCGAACACGGCCAGCTCCTCCCCTACCAGCCGGCCATTCGCGCCGATCTCTTCCACGGCGGCAAAGACCTCCAGGATGGAGACATTGAAGCGCAGGTTGCGCAGCGCCCGGACAATCCGCCCGCCCTCCACCAGGAAGGTCCCGTCCCGCGTCATCCCCGTGATCAACGTCCGTGCCGGATGTACCACGCGCACGTAGTGGAAGCGGGTGACCAGCAGGCCGCGCTCCGTAGCCGCGACCAACTCCTCCAGCGAGCGCCGCCCGGGGGCCATGAGCATGTGGGTGGGCATCGGCCCGAAGGGGTTGGGCTGAGGGAGGGCGTGCGCCGTGTTGGGCACCCCCGCCCGGTGGGCCGTCCGGCTGTCGTAGGCTACCCCCACGGCCACCCCCTCGCGCACCAGGTCGAGGCGGCGCTTCGGCAACCCCTCAAAGTCGAAGGGGAGGCCGATCGTGCGCGGGTCCGTGGCATCATCCCAGATCTGTACCCGCGGGTCCATCACCCGCTGGCCCAGGCGCGTGGCCAGCGCGCTGCGCCCCTCCAGCACCGCCTTCCCGTTGAACGTGGTCATGGCCAGGAAGGCGAGCATCAGGCCCACGGCCGGAGGCTCCAGGATCACCGGGTACGTTCCCGGCTCCAGGTCTACGGGGTGGCGGGCGGCCCGCGCCCTGGCGGCCGCAAGTGCTCCCAGGGAGGTCAGGTCCAGGCGGTCCAGATCAGCGTCGATGGCCTGGACGTAGCCGCTGCCTTCCCCCTCCTGTACCACCGCCACCAGGCTGGCCCGCGAGCGCCGGCCGTAGGCCCGCACCCCCCTGGAGTTGACCACGGCCAGGGCAAAGACCCCGGTCTCCAGGGCGCCGGCAGCCGGGCTCTCCCCGCAGGCCTGGACGAAGTGGCGCACCGCCTCCGCCCGCCTATGCGGAGTCGCCTCCGCTGTGGCCGGCACGCTGCCCTCGTACACCAGCGGCCCGCCCGGGGGCGCAGGCAGGCCGGGGAAGTCCGGGTCTGGAGGGATCTGGCGAGCGATGGCCACAGCACGCGCCAGTACCTGGTTCATCTCCGTGTGAACCAGCCGGTTGGTGCGCAGGCCGGCCACGCGACCGTCCACGACGACGCGCAACAGCAGGTGCGCGTCCTCCTCGACCACGTTCTGGTGGATGCGCGAGCCGGCGAAGCGGGTGAGCCCGGCGCGCCGGGCCACCAGCACCCCCTCGGTCTGGTCGGCAGGGGAACGGTCGACGACCTCCTCCAGCAGGTGGAAGGCCGCATCCGGACCCGGCAGGCCTTCGCGGCTCACCGCGAACCCACCTGCACGCCGCGGAAACGGGTGGGGCCGGCGGGGTGGCCGGTGTGCGCCACTTGAGCCGGCTGCCCCTTGCCGCAGTTGGGCGTGCCCCGGGCGCGGAACTCGGCGGGGCCAGCCACGCGGTCTAACGACGCCCAGAACTGCGGGGTGATCCCGCTGTAGACCGGCTGCTTGAAAAGGCGCCCCCGCCGGCCGCGGCGGATCTCCCAGGCGATCTCGCAGCCAAACTGGAAGTTCAGCCGCCGGTCGTCGATGGACCACGACTTGTTGGTGCACATGAGCACACCTTCGTCGGTGTCGGCGATGAGGTCCTCCAGCGTGCCGGAGTCCGGCAGCAGCCCCACGTTGGTCATGCGCACCAGCGGGATGCGGTTCCAGGAGGAGGCGCGCGCCGCCCCGTTGCTGCGCTGCCCGAGCAGCAAAGCGGTCTCCCGGTTCGTGAGGACGTGGCGCAGGACACCGCACTCCACAATGACCACCCGCTGGGCCGGTACCCCCTCATCGTCGAAGCCGAAAGTGCCCAGGGCGCCGGGCAGCGTGGCGTCGGCAATGATGTGCATGGCCTCCGAACCGTAGCGCAGGCTGCCGATGTCCCCGGGAGTGATGAAGCTGGTCCCCGCGTAGGCGGCCTCAGTGCCCAGGATGCGGTCGAACTCGATGGCATGGCCCACGGACTCGTGGATCTGCAGCGCGGTCTGGTCGCCGTCCAGGATGAGCGTGGTCACAGCGGTCGGACAGGGCGGCGCCAGCAGGAGCGCCGCCGCCTCCTCGGCGGTCTGCTGGGCGTGGCCCGCCAGGTCCAGGGCCTCCACCAGCTCGTATCCCCCGGTGCCGAAGTCCCCTCGAAACGACGCCGGGTAGGAACGGCGCTGCACCTCGCCGTCG from Armatimonadota bacterium encodes the following:
- a CDS encoding TlpA disulfide reductase family protein, giving the protein MTRGRRLFLGALVGLLAGGGLAYLLVLPATSPGQDPRALRPYAVVPPSGRSPASPLLAGRPAPDFTLPSLRGGQLRLSDFRGKVVLLNFFASWCAPCAAEAPDLRTVYERYRNRGVVFVGVAVLDEVDAARAFLQRHGLPYPAVFDRSGRLMERYQITGLPTSIFIDPSGMLVDRFVGPFIGPAGAAELERRLVRAGAGTAP
- a CDS encoding DNA polymerase III subunit alpha, giving the protein MSDPFVHCHLHTEYSLLDGHSRIRPLMEEAVRLGMPAVALTDHGAMYGAIEFFLAAREYGLTPILGVEAYVAPRRLSDRDPKLDANPAHLILLATSTEGYRNLMALTTVAHLEGFYYKPRIDREVLARHSRGLVGSSACVQGEVARAILRDDLAGAREIAAAYRDIFGPGNFFLEVQNHGLPEEARVIQGMLRLARELDLPLLATNDVHYVRPDEADAQDALMCIQMNIGLEQTDKPRMGNVPQFYLKSAEEMSRLFAEIPQAVRTPLEIAERAHVEIEMGRLRLPHFPVPPGETADSYLRRLCEAGLHRLFGRITPEVQARLDHELEIIARTGYAAYFLIVQDFVNFARRQGILTTVRGSAAGSLVLYALGVTDVDPLQYRLPFERFLNLERVTPPDIDVDFMDSRRDEVIRYVIERYGIDHVAQIITFGTMGARQAVRDVGRVMGLPYGEVDRIAKLIPFHASIDEALRADPELARSAQENPQVRRLLDLAQKLEGVARHASTHAAGVIISRDPLIEHVPLQKSTKGDLVMTQYDMNAVEKIGLLKMDFLGLINLTILDTALRIIARTRGMRIDLKAIPLDDQKTYDLLSAGETVGIFQLEGAGMTRYLKELRPSRIEDIMAMVALFRPGPMANIPAYIRRKHGREPITYLHPSLEPVLRETYGVMVYQEDVMAVAQAAAGYTLAEADVLRYAVGKKIKDKLEAQREKFIAGCRRRGIPRRTADQLWEQFEPFARYGFNRAHAACYGLIAYYTAYLKANYPVEYMTAVLTHEAQGQDWMAKVALAVAEARRMGIRVLPPDVNASEENFSVEGEAIRFGLSAVKHVGAGAVQEIIRARQEGPFSSLTDLCARVDGRVVNKRVLESLIKAGALDSLGQPRAQLLASLDQALAAAQRVQRLRDSPQQGLFALDGPAVESPPLLPVEEFSDRERLAMEKEMLGLYISDHPLAHLQEDLAARVSLPIGQLSEVPDRTTVTVGGIVTALKRTTTRSGSVMAFLTLEDLTGAVEVIVFPKTYEQNAFLLKKDAVLVVRGRADVAEQQVKVLAESLFPLAEAPVAEPLTEAEPLLAEDAPGADGNGGTVALAPEETPPEGPGGPVLHVRLPVHLGAEALERLRVALERHPGHHPLVLHLVRDDRETVVRSQEVRVRADPALAEDLESEFGAGTAWVEEGDR
- a CDS encoding metallopeptidase TldD-related protein, whose amino-acid sequence is MSREGLPGPDAAFHLLEEVVDRSPADQTEGVLVARRAGLTRFAGSRIHQNVVEEDAHLLLRVVVDGRVAGLRTNRLVHTEMNQVLARAVAIARQIPPDPDFPGLPAPPGGPLVYEGSVPATAEATPHRRAEAVRHFVQACGESPAAGALETGVFALAVVNSRGVRAYGRRSRASLVAVVQEGEGSGYVQAIDADLDRLDLTSLGALAAARARAARHPVDLEPGTYPVILEPPAVGLMLAFLAMTTFNGKAVLEGRSALATRLGQRVMDPRVQIWDDATDPRTIGLPFDFEGLPKRRLDLVREGVAVGVAYDSRTAHRAGVPNTAHALPQPNPFGPMPTHMLMAPGRRSLEELVAATERGLLVTRFHYVRVVHPARTLITGMTRDGTFLVEGGRIVRALRNLRFNVSILEVFAAVEEIGANGRLVGEELAVFAPPVAVRRFTFTGLTPF